One Thermococcus eurythermalis DNA segment encodes these proteins:
- a CDS encoding DUF7411 family protein produces MRVHHLYSGGKDSSLAAWILSQMGYEVELVTVTFGLLDNWKYAQETAERLGFRHRVLSLPLEVLEKAAEMAVNDGHPNNAIQFIHERALEALASLPEVERVSDGTRRDDRVPLLDLPKARSLEDRFNVAYIRPLLGLGYKTIRELTERLFVVDIRESEELQKADYEVELRHLLREKGIDPLEIFPKRHYQSRVLGWKREIRAQG; encoded by the coding sequence ATGAGGGTGCACCACCTGTACTCAGGAGGAAAGGACTCCAGCCTGGCCGCTTGGATACTAAGCCAGATGGGCTACGAAGTCGAGCTGGTGACCGTTACCTTTGGCCTGCTCGACAACTGGAAGTACGCGCAGGAGACCGCCGAGAGGCTCGGTTTTAGGCACAGGGTTCTCAGTCTCCCGTTAGAAGTCCTTGAGAAAGCTGCCGAGATGGCGGTAAACGACGGCCACCCCAACAACGCGATACAGTTCATCCACGAGAGGGCCCTCGAAGCCCTAGCTTCCCTCCCGGAAGTGGAGAGAGTGAGCGACGGGACGCGGAGGGACGACAGGGTTCCGCTCCTCGACCTCCCGAAGGCCCGCTCGCTGGAGGACAGGTTCAATGTAGCTTACATCAGGCCTCTGCTCGGCCTTGGTTACAAGACGATACGCGAGCTTACCGAAAGGCTTTTCGTTGTGGATATCCGAGAGAGCGAGGAGCTGCAAAAAGCGGACTACGAGGTGGAACTGAGGCACCTGCTCCGCGAGAAGGGGATTGACCCGCTGGAGATATTCCCAAAGAGACACTACCAGTCAAGGGTTTTGGGATGGAAAAGAGAAATCAGAGCTCAAGGCTGA
- a CDS encoding PRC-barrel domain-containing protein, with the protein MVKIMASKLRDVELITDTGIRLGWVYDFSFDEETGEILVIVAEPDEDLDTSEFVTDHEGLLLIPVSAVKSIGEVIIIDASKLAARSKLKRLPKPAQSRARSVLSGGLKKKD; encoded by the coding sequence ATGGTCAAGATAATGGCATCCAAGCTTAGGGATGTTGAGCTTATAACTGACACTGGAATAAGGCTCGGCTGGGTCTACGACTTCAGCTTCGATGAGGAGACCGGAGAAATCCTTGTTATCGTTGCCGAGCCGGACGAAGACCTTGACACTAGCGAGTTCGTGACCGACCACGAGGGACTTCTCCTGATTCCCGTCAGTGCCGTGAAGAGCATTGGAGAGGTCATAATAATTGACGCCAGCAAGCTCGCCGCCCGCTCCAAGCTCAAGCGCCTCCCGAAGCCCGCCCAGTCAAGGGCAAGGAGCGTCCTTAGCGGCGGCCTGAAGAAGAAAGACTAA
- a CDS encoding P-loop NTPase, with product MQIAVSGGKGGTGKSTVAINLAVELARRFKLVLADLDVEAPNDHLLLGVELASEEPVNQFMPKFDYSKCTKCRKCAEVCEEHAIVTLRDGTPFLMPNLCSGCRACEIVCPVPGAIQEAFRVVGHTYVTETPYGFTLVTGKLREGEERSMPLVVEAKRRARNLDYDLLMVDTAAGTGNTVSKAIEGSKLLIAVTEPTPLGIHDTELILQLGRLMNLKTWVVVNRADLGDVEKVRERAEKYGAEIVAEIPYSENIVKSYVSGRPVVLEDVPESKIFRELAEKVADFLGGGE from the coding sequence TTGCAGATAGCCGTGAGCGGTGGGAAAGGAGGAACTGGAAAGTCAACGGTCGCAATTAACCTCGCGGTCGAGCTTGCGAGGCGCTTCAAGCTGGTTTTAGCTGATCTGGACGTGGAAGCACCAAACGACCACCTGCTTTTGGGTGTTGAGCTGGCCAGCGAGGAACCAGTCAACCAGTTCATGCCAAAGTTTGACTACTCCAAGTGCACCAAGTGCAGGAAGTGCGCCGAGGTCTGCGAGGAGCACGCGATAGTCACGCTGAGGGACGGGACACCGTTCCTAATGCCCAACCTCTGCTCTGGTTGCAGGGCCTGTGAGATAGTCTGTCCCGTTCCAGGGGCCATTCAGGAGGCCTTCCGTGTTGTCGGCCACACCTACGTAACCGAGACGCCCTACGGTTTCACCCTCGTCACCGGAAAGCTCAGGGAGGGTGAGGAGCGCTCGATGCCCCTCGTTGTCGAGGCCAAGAGGCGCGCGAGGAACCTGGACTACGACCTCTTGATGGTTGATACAGCTGCCGGAACCGGTAATACGGTCTCAAAGGCAATAGAAGGCTCAAAACTCCTTATCGCTGTTACCGAGCCGACCCCGCTTGGAATTCACGACACTGAGCTTATCCTCCAGCTCGGAAGACTGATGAACCTCAAGACGTGGGTCGTTGTCAACAGGGCAGACCTCGGAGACGTCGAGAAAGTCAGAGAGAGGGCCGAGAAGTACGGCGCAGAGATAGTTGCCGAAATCCCGTACAGCGAGAACATAGTGAAAAGCTACGTCTCTGGAAGGCCAGTGGTGCTGGAAGACGTCCCGGAGTCGAAAATCTTCCGCGAGCTGGCTGAGAAGGTTGCCGACTTCCTCGGGGGTGGTGAGTGA
- the fen gene encoding flap endonuclease-1 produces MGVQIGELIPRKEIELENLYGKKVAIDAFNAMYQFLSTIRQRDGTPLMDSKGRITSHLSGFFYRTINLMEVGIKPAYVFDGEPPAFKKKELEKRREAREKAEEKWHEALERGDIEEAKKYAMRATKLNETLIEDAKKLLQLMGIPVVQAPSEGEAQAAYMAQEGKVYASASQDYDSLLFGAPRLVRNLTITGRRKLPGKNVYVEVKPELVVLEEVLKELGIDRGKLIELAILVGTDYNPGGIKGIGPKKALTIVKRSKDPLKKYQKESDVDLYAIKEFFLDPPVTDDYELKWREPDEEGILKFLCDEHDFSEERVKNGLERLKKAVKAGKQRTLESWFR; encoded by the coding sequence ATGGGAGTCCAAATCGGCGAGCTGATTCCCAGGAAGGAGATTGAGCTCGAAAACCTCTATGGGAAGAAAGTTGCTATAGACGCGTTCAACGCAATGTACCAGTTCCTCTCAACAATAAGACAGCGCGACGGAACACCGCTCATGGACTCAAAGGGGAGGATTACCTCTCACCTCAGCGGGTTCTTTTATCGGACGATCAATCTGATGGAGGTAGGAATAAAGCCAGCCTACGTCTTTGACGGTGAGCCCCCCGCATTTAAGAAAAAAGAGCTTGAGAAGAGGCGCGAGGCGAGAGAAAAGGCCGAGGAAAAGTGGCACGAGGCCCTTGAGAGGGGCGACATAGAGGAGGCCAAGAAGTACGCGATGAGGGCGACGAAACTGAACGAGACCCTGATCGAAGACGCCAAAAAGCTCCTCCAGCTTATGGGAATACCCGTCGTCCAGGCCCCAAGCGAGGGTGAGGCCCAGGCCGCTTACATGGCACAGGAGGGCAAGGTATACGCCTCCGCGAGCCAGGACTACGACTCGCTCCTCTTCGGGGCGCCAAGGCTCGTGAGGAACCTCACGATAACGGGAAGGAGGAAGCTTCCCGGAAAGAACGTCTACGTTGAAGTGAAGCCAGAGCTCGTGGTTCTTGAAGAGGTACTCAAGGAGCTTGGAATTGACAGGGGAAAGCTCATTGAGCTGGCAATCCTCGTCGGCACGGACTACAACCCTGGCGGAATCAAGGGTATCGGGCCAAAGAAAGCCTTAACGATAGTGAAACGCTCAAAAGACCCGCTCAAGAAGTACCAGAAGGAGAGCGACGTTGACCTGTATGCGATAAAGGAGTTCTTCCTTGACCCGCCTGTTACTGATGATTACGAACTTAAGTGGCGCGAGCCGGACGAGGAGGGAATCCTGAAGTTCCTCTGCGACGAGCATGACTTCAGCGAGGAGCGCGTTAAAAACGGCCTTGAGAGGCTGAAGAAGGCAGTAAAAGCAGGAAAACAGAGGACGCTTGAGAGCTGGTTCCGCTAA
- a CDS encoding transcription initiation factor IIB, with amino-acid sequence MSGKRVCPVCGSTEFIYDPSRGEIVCKVCGYVIEENVVDEGPEWRAFDPSQREKRARVGAPESILLHDKGLSTDIGVDRSLTGLMREKMYRLRKWQSRLRVSDAAERNLAFALSELDRIASQLKLPRHVEEEAARLYREAVRKGLIRGRSIEAVIAACVYAACRLLKVPRTLDEIADISRVDKKEIGRSFRFIARHLNLTPKKLFVKPTDYVNKFADELGLSEKVRRRAIQILEEAYERGLTSGKSPAGLVAAALYIAGLLEGEKRTQREVAEVARVTEVTVRNRYKELVDKLNLKIPL; translated from the coding sequence GTGAGCGGGAAAAGAGTCTGTCCCGTCTGTGGTTCTACCGAGTTCATTTATGACCCCAGCAGGGGTGAAATAGTCTGTAAGGTTTGCGGTTACGTCATCGAAGAGAACGTGGTAGATGAGGGGCCCGAGTGGAGGGCCTTTGACCCAAGCCAGAGAGAGAAGAGGGCGCGTGTTGGAGCTCCCGAAAGCATACTCCTCCACGACAAGGGTCTCTCCACCGACATAGGTGTGGACCGCTCCCTCACCGGGTTGATGAGGGAGAAGATGTACCGCCTCAGGAAGTGGCAGAGCCGCCTGAGGGTCAGTGACGCCGCCGAGCGTAACCTCGCGTTTGCACTGAGCGAGCTTGACAGGATAGCGAGCCAGCTCAAGCTTCCAAGGCACGTTGAGGAGGAGGCCGCGAGGCTCTATAGGGAGGCAGTCAGAAAGGGCCTGATTAGGGGCCGTTCCATTGAGGCAGTCATAGCGGCCTGTGTGTACGCCGCGTGCAGGCTGTTGAAAGTTCCGAGAACCCTTGACGAGATAGCTGACATCTCCCGCGTCGACAAAAAGGAAATCGGAAGGAGCTTCCGCTTCATAGCAAGGCACCTCAACCTCACTCCAAAGAAGCTCTTCGTCAAGCCCACCGACTACGTGAACAAGTTCGCCGACGAGCTCGGTCTGAGCGAGAAGGTAAGGAGGAGGGCCATCCAGATACTCGAAGAGGCATACGAAAGGGGCCTCACGAGCGGAAAGAGCCCAGCTGGTCTCGTCGCCGCGGCGCTCTACATCGCAGGGCTCCTCGAAGGGGAGAAAAGGACACAGAGGGAAGTTGCAGAGGTCGCCCGTGTCACCGAGGTCACCGTCAGGAACCGCTATAAAGAGCTCGTTGACAAGCTGAACCTCAAGATACCGCTTTAG
- a CDS encoding phosphate-starvation-inducible PsiE family protein — translation MTMVKRHRDPGVIESLLLKWLSVLFDIVVIGLATVTMGYVVYLMANLITESMHAFDVEEVLHQIVLIIIFLEIFELLTMYVTEHHVSMRNVVELGVLAMVRKIIITLDYNKLGWQTLFGIAALIFVMGWIYVQERQRRTKHEEFLIEKGFYRR, via the coding sequence ATGACTATGGTCAAGAGGCACCGTGACCCCGGCGTCATCGAGAGCCTCCTGCTCAAGTGGCTCAGCGTGCTTTTTGACATAGTTGTGATAGGCTTGGCGACGGTAACTATGGGCTACGTGGTTTATCTCATGGCCAACCTTATTACAGAAAGCATGCACGCCTTTGACGTCGAGGAAGTTCTTCACCAGATAGTCCTTATCATAATCTTCCTTGAAATATTTGAACTGCTCACCATGTACGTCACTGAACACCACGTCAGCATGCGGAACGTCGTCGAGCTCGGTGTCCTGGCAATGGTGAGGAAGATTATAATCACCCTCGACTACAACAAGCTCGGCTGGCAGACGCTCTTCGGTATTGCGGCGCTGATATTTGTTATGGGCTGGATCTACGTGCAGGAGAGGCAGAGGAGGACGAAGCACGAGGAGTTCCTCATCGAGAAGGGTTTCTACCGCCGATGA
- a CDS encoding 30S ribosomal protein S19e: protein MATVYDVPGDLLVERVAQALKEIEEIKPPEWAPFVKTGRHKERLPEQDDWWYYRVASILRKVYIDGPVGIERLRTWYGGRKNRGHAPEHFYKAGGSIIRKALQQLEAAGFVQKVPGEGRVITPKGQSFLDKIATELKKELEEQIPELKKY from the coding sequence ATGGCGACTGTCTATGACGTTCCCGGTGACCTGCTCGTTGAGAGGGTCGCTCAGGCGCTGAAGGAGATAGAGGAGATAAAGCCCCCGGAGTGGGCCCCGTTCGTCAAGACCGGCAGGCACAAGGAGAGGCTCCCGGAGCAGGACGACTGGTGGTACTACAGGGTTGCCAGCATACTCAGGAAGGTCTACATTGACGGGCCCGTCGGAATTGAGAGGCTCAGGACCTGGTACGGCGGTAGAAAGAACCGCGGCCACGCCCCGGAGCACTTCTACAAGGCCGGCGGAAGCATCATAAGGAAGGCCCTCCAGCAGCTTGAGGCGGCTGGCTTCGTCCAGAAGGTTCCGGGCGAGGGGAGGGTCATAACCCCCAAGGGCCAGAGCTTCCTCGACAAGATTGCCACCGAGCTCAAGAAGGAGCTCGAGGAGCAGATTCCGGAGCTCAAGAAGTACTGA
- a CDS encoding translation initiation factor IF-6: MHIERLDFENSPYLGVYGFATDRVAVIREGLGEKKLEVLREVLKVPLIETSIMKSRIVGVFVAGNSNALIVPWYIWDAELDFMNAQLREYGIDMEVVPFQSRLTALGNLILANDRGALVSKEFTREEAKKIEDILGVPVERGVIADYISVGSVGVVTNKGGLVHPEATDEELEWLSDLFKVDVYVGTANMGVPFVGSCMIANSHGVVVGHLTTGPEIVKIEEALGFLG, from the coding sequence ATGCACATCGAGAGGCTCGATTTTGAGAACTCCCCGTATCTTGGTGTTTACGGCTTCGCTACCGACAGGGTAGCCGTCATCAGGGAGGGCCTTGGCGAGAAGAAGCTTGAAGTCCTCAGAGAGGTTTTGAAGGTTCCGCTCATCGAGACGAGCATAATGAAGTCCCGCATAGTCGGTGTGTTTGTTGCAGGGAACTCAAACGCTCTCATAGTCCCGTGGTACATCTGGGACGCCGAGCTCGACTTCATGAACGCCCAGCTCAGAGAATACGGGATTGACATGGAGGTCGTCCCCTTCCAGAGCAGGCTTACCGCCCTTGGGAACCTGATCCTGGCAAACGACAGGGGCGCCCTCGTCAGCAAGGAGTTCACGAGGGAAGAAGCCAAGAAAATCGAGGACATACTCGGCGTTCCAGTCGAGAGGGGAGTTATAGCCGACTACATATCCGTTGGAAGCGTCGGCGTTGTCACGAACAAAGGTGGTCTCGTGCATCCCGAGGCGACCGACGAGGAGCTTGAGTGGCTGAGCGACCTCTTCAAGGTTGACGTCTACGTCGGAACCGCCAACATGGGCGTCCCCTTCGTCGGCTCGTGTATGATAGCCAACTCGCACGGCGTCGTCGTCGGACACCTCACGACCGGTCCTGAGATTGTGAAGATTGAGGAGGCGCTCGGCTTCCTCGGATAA
- a CDS encoding metallophosphoesterase family protein → MIVALISDIHSNLEALGAVWDEIKHADAVLCMGDLVGYGASPNEVVEFVRKQMKKRTFLCVRGNHDNAIAFGAEWGFNPYARQAVRWHQRVMTVENLEFLRQLPVRQLFTDDTGRSYLLIHGSPRAPLEEYLFPWLPDEEFKAVLSYVRQDDLLVGHTHVPMLKVVEGRRIINPGSIGQPRDGDWRASYAIIDTEREPPGNVEFHRVEYDVEEAARKIIDAGLPRFLADRLYEGL, encoded by the coding sequence TTGATCGTAGCGCTCATCTCCGACATTCACTCTAACCTTGAGGCGCTTGGAGCTGTCTGGGATGAGATAAAGCACGCTGATGCCGTTCTCTGTATGGGCGACCTCGTGGGCTACGGCGCTTCTCCGAATGAAGTCGTGGAATTCGTGAGGAAGCAGATGAAAAAGCGGACTTTTCTCTGCGTCCGCGGAAACCACGACAACGCGATAGCCTTCGGTGCTGAGTGGGGCTTCAACCCCTACGCGAGGCAGGCCGTTCGCTGGCACCAGAGGGTCATGACCGTAGAAAACCTTGAGTTCCTAAGGCAACTTCCTGTGAGGCAGCTCTTCACAGACGACACCGGACGGAGCTACCTGCTCATTCACGGCTCCCCAAGGGCTCCTCTGGAGGAATACCTCTTCCCGTGGCTCCCTGATGAGGAGTTCAAGGCCGTTCTGAGCTACGTCCGCCAGGACGACCTTCTGGTCGGCCACACCCACGTGCCAATGCTGAAGGTCGTCGAAGGAAGAAGGATAATAAACCCAGGCTCGATCGGCCAGCCGAGGGACGGGGACTGGAGGGCGAGCTATGCCATAATAGATACGGAAAGAGAGCCGCCCGGCAACGTTGAATTTCACAGGGTTGAATATGACGTGGAAGAAGCGGCCAGAAAGATAATAGACGCGGGACTGCCGAGGTTTCTGGCGGATAGGCTATATGAAGGCCTTTAG
- a CDS encoding YhbY family RNA-binding protein yields the protein MEKRLPGKVRRALRARYYDIEPRAWIGKKGLAESVIEEINTQLEKDGVLKVEIRKGALISTGLDRKTLAEKVAELTDSELIDVRGKRFILFKPREGWERYLRRLERKASAERREEPARKVRLDIANFRKKFRKGRD from the coding sequence ATGGAGAAACGCTTACCAGGTAAGGTGAGGAGGGCTCTGCGTGCGAGATACTACGATATCGAGCCGCGAGCGTGGATTGGGAAGAAGGGCCTGGCTGAGAGTGTAATCGAGGAAATAAACACCCAGCTTGAGAAGGACGGCGTGCTGAAGGTTGAGATAAGGAAGGGCGCGCTCATCTCGACTGGACTGGACAGGAAAACCCTAGCAGAGAAAGTCGCGGAGCTGACGGACAGCGAGCTGATAGACGTCAGGGGCAAAAGGTTTATATTGTTCAAACCGAGGGAAGGCTGGGAAAGGTATTTAAGGCGCCTTGAAAGAAAGGCGTCGGCTGAGAGGCGGGAGGAACCCGCCCGTAAAGTCAGGCTCGACATCGCTAACTTCAGGAAGAAGTTTAGAAAGGGGAGGGATTGA
- a CDS encoding nucleotide-binding protein, giving the protein MQVAIASGKGGVGKSTITASLLYFLKDRYKLIAVDADAEAPNLGLLLGVEEWEEEREHIGAKIARINPESCVRCGICYERCPYECIYIDEDGNYVVNELTCEGCNVCGLVCPVPGTITLEEARSGVIRKGTTKYGFPIISAQLDVGRPESGKLVTEEKEWAKKLMDELGLEHMIVDSAAGIGCQVIASIGGADLTILIAEPTPASLSDVQRAYKVVQHFRQPAYLIINKSDLNPGFTALREWAESEGIPILGEIPYDRAIPKSMSMLRPVVEAFPDSPASKALKEIAQRIAEEILR; this is encoded by the coding sequence ATGCAGGTTGCGATTGCGAGCGGTAAGGGTGGCGTTGGAAAGAGCACGATTACTGCCTCGCTCCTCTACTTCCTGAAGGACAGGTATAAGCTCATAGCTGTTGATGCCGATGCAGAGGCACCGAACCTCGGTCTCCTCCTTGGTGTTGAGGAGTGGGAGGAAGAGCGCGAGCACATAGGTGCGAAGATTGCGAGGATAAACCCGGAGAGCTGCGTCCGCTGTGGCATCTGCTACGAGCGCTGTCCCTATGAGTGCATTTACATCGACGAGGACGGCAACTACGTCGTCAACGAGCTCACCTGCGAGGGTTGCAACGTCTGCGGCCTTGTCTGTCCCGTCCCAGGAACCATAACCCTGGAGGAGGCCCGTTCGGGAGTCATCAGGAAGGGAACCACGAAGTACGGCTTTCCGATTATTTCGGCCCAGCTCGACGTCGGCAGACCGGAGAGCGGGAAGCTCGTAACCGAAGAGAAGGAGTGGGCGAAGAAGCTGATGGACGAGCTTGGCCTTGAGCACATGATTGTTGATTCAGCGGCTGGAATCGGCTGTCAGGTAATAGCGAGCATAGGTGGGGCCGACCTGACGATACTGATTGCCGAGCCGACACCCGCTTCCCTCAGCGACGTCCAGCGCGCCTACAAGGTCGTCCAGCACTTCAGACAGCCGGCTTACCTCATTATCAACAAATCCGACCTGAACCCAGGCTTTACCGCGCTCAGGGAGTGGGCCGAAAGCGAGGGGATTCCAATACTGGGAGAGATACCCTACGACAGGGCGATTCCAAAGAGCATGTCAATGCTCAGGCCCGTGGTGGAGGCCTTCCCCGACAGCCCGGCGAGTAAGGCACTCAAGGAGATTGCCCAGAGAATTGCCGAGGAGATTCTCCGCTGA
- the rpl18a gene encoding 50S ribosomal protein L18Ae → MEVKVYCVKGVFERGKLKQPFTKEYRALKPEHVEELVYSDIGSKHRVPRSKIWIESIEEIKPEEAEDPVVRRLSLEL, encoded by the coding sequence ATGGAGGTCAAGGTCTACTGCGTTAAGGGAGTCTTTGAGAGGGGTAAGCTCAAACAGCCGTTCACCAAGGAGTACCGCGCTCTCAAGCCCGAGCACGTCGAAGAGCTCGTTTACTCCGACATAGGCAGCAAGCACCGCGTCCCGAGGAGCAAGATATGGATTGAGAGCATCGAGGAGATAAAGCCCGAAGAGGCCGAAGACCCTGTCGTCAGAAGGCTCAGCCTTGAGCTCTGA
- the pfdA gene encoding prefoldin subunit alpha: MVEKEMEKLAYEYQLLQAQAQLLAQNLELLTLGMNEFKAVRETLEGLKKTEGEAEILVPIGAGSFLRGKITDKENAIVSVGAGYAVEKNLDSAIEYLDERIKEYEEAIARTQDALKKIEAQLGELARKAQELQAKQGTKV; encoded by the coding sequence ATGGTCGAGAAGGAGATGGAAAAGCTTGCTTATGAGTATCAGCTCCTGCAGGCACAGGCACAGCTCCTTGCCCAGAACCTTGAGCTCCTTACCCTGGGAATGAACGAGTTCAAGGCCGTCAGGGAGACCCTTGAAGGGCTTAAAAAGACTGAGGGAGAAGCTGAGATTCTCGTTCCAATTGGCGCAGGTTCGTTCCTAAGGGGCAAAATAACAGACAAGGAAAACGCAATCGTCAGCGTTGGGGCGGGCTACGCTGTCGAGAAGAACCTCGACAGCGCCATCGAGTACCTGGACGAGCGCATCAAGGAGTACGAAGAGGCAATAGCAAGGACTCAGGATGCCCTGAAGAAAATTGAGGCACAGCTCGGAGAACTCGCGAGGAAGGCCCAGGAGCTCCAGGCCAAGCAGGGCACGAAGGTTTGA
- a CDS encoding 50S ribosomal protein L31e — protein MIKPGEEVVFVVPIKKIKKRVPRWKRAPRAARFVREWIARHAKADEVVIGTDVNEKLWERGIEKPPSKLRVKVVVEEEEGKRIAKVSLA, from the coding sequence ATGATCAAGCCCGGTGAGGAAGTCGTGTTCGTAGTCCCGATCAAGAAGATAAAGAAGCGCGTTCCGCGCTGGAAGAGGGCCCCGAGGGCCGCCAGGTTCGTCCGCGAGTGGATAGCCAGGCACGCCAAGGCCGACGAGGTAGTCATCGGCACCGACGTCAACGAGAAGCTCTGGGAGCGTGGAATAGAAAAGCCACCCAGCAAGCTCCGCGTCAAGGTCGTCGTCGAAGAGGAAGAAGGCAAGAGGATTGCCAAGGTCTCCCTCGCCTGA
- the acs gene encoding acetate--CoA ligase alpha subunit: MADPKIEALFRPKSVAVIGASGKPGKIGYAIMKNLVEYGYEGKIYAVNVKGGEIEISGRNFPVYKSILDVPDEVDMAVIVVPAKFVPQVVEECGKKGVKVLPIISSGFGELGEEGKKIEQQLVETAHKYGMRILGPNIFGVVYTPEKLNATFGPTDVMPGPLALISQSGALGIALMGWTILEKVGLSAVVSVGNKSDIDDADLLEFFKEDENTKAILIYMEGVKDGRKFMETAREVSKVKPIVVIKAGRSERGAKAAASHTGSLAGSDKVYDAAFKQAGIIRAYTIGEAFDYARTLSNLPEPEGENVVIITNGGGIGVMATDAAEEEGLHLYDNLEELKIFANHMPPFGSYKNPVDLTGMAGAEGYEGAIRDALAHPEMHSIAVLYCQTAVLDPRDLADIVIREYNASGRKKPLVVAIVGGIEAKEAIDRLNEEGIPAYPEPERAIKALAALYRWSRWKAKQK; the protein is encoded by the coding sequence ATGGCAGACCCGAAGATTGAAGCACTTTTCAGGCCCAAGAGCGTCGCCGTTATCGGCGCTTCCGGAAAGCCCGGCAAGATAGGATACGCTATTATGAAGAACCTCGTGGAGTACGGCTACGAGGGCAAGATTTACGCCGTCAACGTCAAGGGCGGCGAGATTGAGATAAGCGGAAGAAATTTCCCCGTCTACAAGAGCATTCTTGACGTTCCCGACGAGGTTGACATGGCAGTTATCGTTGTCCCGGCCAAGTTCGTCCCGCAGGTCGTCGAGGAGTGCGGGAAGAAGGGCGTTAAGGTTCTCCCGATCATCAGCTCCGGCTTTGGTGAGCTCGGCGAGGAGGGCAAGAAGATCGAGCAGCAGCTCGTTGAGACCGCCCACAAGTACGGCATGAGGATTCTCGGCCCGAACATCTTCGGTGTCGTCTACACCCCGGAGAAGCTCAACGCCACCTTCGGCCCGACCGACGTCATGCCCGGCCCGCTCGCCCTCATCAGCCAGAGCGGAGCCCTTGGAATTGCCCTCATGGGCTGGACCATCCTAGAGAAGGTCGGTCTTTCAGCGGTCGTCAGCGTTGGAAACAAGAGCGACATAGACGACGCCGACCTCCTCGAGTTCTTCAAGGAGGACGAGAACACCAAGGCCATCCTCATCTACATGGAGGGTGTCAAGGACGGAAGAAAGTTCATGGAGACCGCCAGGGAGGTCAGCAAGGTCAAGCCAATAGTCGTCATCAAGGCCGGAAGGAGCGAGCGCGGTGCTAAAGCCGCCGCTTCCCACACCGGTTCCCTCGCCGGAAGCGACAAGGTCTACGATGCCGCCTTCAAGCAGGCCGGCATAATAAGGGCCTACACCATCGGTGAGGCCTTCGACTACGCGAGAACCCTCAGCAACCTACCTGAGCCCGAGGGAGAGAACGTCGTCATCATCACCAACGGTGGTGGAATTGGTGTTATGGCCACCGACGCGGCCGAGGAAGAGGGACTCCACCTCTACGACAACCTCGAAGAGCTCAAGATATTCGCCAACCACATGCCACCCTTCGGAAGCTACAAGAACCCGGTTGACCTCACCGGCATGGCCGGCGCCGAGGGCTATGAGGGTGCCATCAGGGACGCCCTTGCCCACCCGGAGATGCACAGCATAGCCGTCCTCTACTGCCAGACCGCGGTTCTTGACCCGCGTGACCTTGCCGACATAGTCATCCGCGAGTACAACGCCAGCGGAAGGAAGAAGCCGCTCGTCGTTGCCATCGTTGGTGGAATCGAGGCCAAGGAAGCCATCGACAGGCTCAACGAGGAAGGAATCCCGGCCTACCCGGAGCCGGAGAGGGCTATAAAGGCTCTCGCCGCCCTCTACCGCTGGAGCAGGTGGAAGGCCAAGCAGAAGTGA
- a CDS encoding DNA-binding protein yields MAEDIEEIRKRKLMELQKKYLEQQKAQEEALQREMELEAQLDAIMRKVLTPEARERLGRVKLVRPELARQVELVLAQLYQAGQITEPLDDAKLKKILAQIDARTRRDFRIKW; encoded by the coding sequence ATGGCGGAGGACATAGAAGAGATTAGGAAGCGTAAGCTCATGGAGCTCCAGAAGAAGTACCTTGAACAGCAGAAGGCCCAGGAGGAAGCCCTCCAGAGGGAAATGGAGCTTGAGGCCCAGCTCGATGCAATAATGAGGAAAGTCTTGACCCCCGAGGCGAGGGAAAGGCTCGGGCGCGTCAAGCTCGTCAGGCCCGAACTCGCGAGGCAGGTGGAGCTCGTACTTGCCCAGCTCTACCAGGCGGGCCAGATAACGGAGCCCCTTGATGACGCCAAGCTGAAGAAAATCCTTGCCCAGATTGACGCGAGGACGAGAAGGGACTTCAGGATTAAGTGGTAG